DNA from bacterium:
GTACTCGACGACGAAGACGATGGCCGGGACGTGCATGTTGATGCTGGCCGATCGCGGCAGCCTCGAATTCGATGCGCCCGTGGCGACGTATTGGCCTGAATTTGCAGCGAATGGCAAGGCGGGAGTGTTGGTCAAGCACGTCATGAGCCATAGCGCCGGGCTCTCGGGCTTCGACCCGCCGCTCGAAACGGCGGCTGCCCTCTACGATTGGGACGCAGTCGCATCCCGTCTGGCAGCGCAGACGCCATGGTGGACGCCCGGCGATGGCTCGGGCTACCACGCCGTGACGCAGGGTTTCCTGCAGGGCGAGATCATTCGGCGGGTCACGGGCAAGAGCATCGGCGCCTTCTTCCGTGAAGAAGTGGCCGAGCCCTTTGGCGCGGATTTCCATATCGGTCTCGACCCAGTTCATGACGAGCGTGTCGGTGAACTGATCCCGCCTGGTTCCAGCCCGAACGCCGCGCAGGGGGATCCAGACTCCATCGGCGTGCGCACGATGACCAGCTGCCCGATCACCGGGAAAGAGCCGCGGACCTCGGCCTGGCGCCGTGCCGAGATTCCCGCGGCCGGAGGGCAGGGCAACGCGCGCTCCGTGGCGCGCGTGCACTCGGCTCTCGCTTGTGGTGGCGAGGTCGATGGCGTGCGGCTGCTTTCCGAGGCCGGGGTGGCGCGTGCCCTCGAGGAGCAGACCCAGGGAAAGGACCGGGTGCTAGGCGTACCGATCCGCTTCGGAATGGGCTTCGGTCTGGTCGATCCGACATTCCCACTCAGCCCGAACCCGCGGACCTTCTTCTGGGGTGGCTGGGGCGGTTCTCTCGCGGTGATCGATCTCGACGCCCGGATGTCGGTCGCCTACGTCATGAACAAGATGGCCGCGAACATCATGGGTGATGTTCGCGGCGGCAGTATCGTGCTTTCGGCGTACAAGGCATTGGAAGCCTAGGGCCAACACAAGGAGGCTGGCTTCGAAGGGCTATGAGGGCTTCAACCTGGCCTGAGTTCGTTCAGTGGCTTGCGCGGAGAGCTTGTCCCGGAGTCGCGTCTTCCACGAGCGCGTCATCGCGCACGACGAAGGCGCCGCCCACCAACACGTGGGGAATCCCTTCCGATGGCTGATGGGGGTCTTCGAAAGTCGCGCGGTCGCGAACGGTCGCCGGGTCGAAGACGACGAGGTCCGCATCGGCACCGACCCGGATTCGGCCCTTGTTCTGCATGGCCGGGACGAACGTCTCGAGGCGCCGCGCCGGATCCAGGGACATCTTGCGCACGGCGTTCATCAGGTCGAGGGCTTGACGCTCTCGGACGTATTCAGCCAGCACACGAGCACGTGTGCCCGCGCCGCGCGGGTGCGGGCTCGCGCCCAGCATGGGCATGCCATCGGAGGCGATCATCGTCAACGGGTGGGAGACAGCGGCCGCGACCATCTCGGGCTTCATGAAGTGGAGGATCACCGTGCCGCCCTTCTTTCGGTAGCGGGCGAAGCTCTCCGCCGTGAGTCGTTCGCCCGTCGCCGCCCATTGGAGATCGCCGTAGTCCACGCCTCGTTTTTCCTGCCAACCTTCGTCGAAGAGCACGGACTCCAGGGCGGTCGAACCCGCGGTGTAGGGATACGCCTCGACCGTGACGTCCATGCCCTCTGCCCGTGCCTCTTCGATGCGTTCCAGGTATTCGACGACCGCGTCCTGGCTCGAGCTGTTGACGTGCACCACGTGCAACGCCGCACCCGTCTGGCGAGCAAAGCCCAGAACCTCTTCGAGGGGCTTTGTATCTAGTGGACTGTCCTGCATCGGCAGGTGGACGAAGCAGGGCACGCCGCGCTCGGCAGCCAGCTCGAAGACCGCACTGATTTCCGGGCCGTCGGCGCCGGGGGTGTAGGCGAGTCCCATTCCGATCCCGATCGCCCCCTGGTCGAGCTCTTCGGCAAGGGCCGCCACGATGCGGTCGCGATGTTCCCGGTCGGCGACGACGTACCCATAGATCGGCGAAGAGAAAGCCCAGACCCGAAAGCCGGTCCACAAGAGACGTAGCCCGCGCTCCATCGTGCGTGCGGTCAGGAAATGTTCGAGCTTGACTCCGTCGAAGACGAAGGCACGCGCCGGAATATGTCCGGCGGAGGCACCGAAGTGGACGCGGGCACGGCCCTCGCGTCGTGCAAGGAAGCCGTCCAGATGGTGGACGCCCGCTTCGAGTTCGAGGGCAGAGGTGACACCGTCTCGAGCGAGGAAGTCGTAGCTGCGCGGCTCCTGACCGTGGATATGCAGATCGATGAATCCCGGCGCCACCGTCAGACCAGAGACGTCGACGACCTGGGTGCCCACGAGCGGCGTTTCAGAGATCGCGCCGATGCGGCCCTCGCGGATGCCGATCCATCGAACGGCATCGAGATTCGATTCCGGGTCGAGGACCCGCCCGCCCGCAAGTACGAGTTCCCACCCGGCTTCGGCCGAGGCTCCGGCCGGGCCGGACAAGAGGAGGAAAACGAGGCCGAGGAGTCGTAGTTGACGCATCATCCCGGAAGTCTCGCACGTTCGTGAGGCGCTTGGAGGCAGGAGGCCCGATGACAGAACGAGACCGACGAACCCTGGTGGCCCACGGTGCACTCGTCTTCCTGGTCGGGCTGATGGCGGGTCTACCCTTCGGCTTCGAGATCCTCGGCAGGGTCGAACTCTGGCCGATCCCGGGTGGCTTCGATTTCGATCCGCCCGGAGACGTGCGCGGTTGGAGAATGGCCCATCTCGAAGGGATCCTGAACGGCATGCTTCTGTTCGGCGTCGCCGCGGCGGCGCCGCTTCTTCAGCTCGGCCCCCGCGGCGCGGCATGGGTGACGAAGGGTCTGCTCGTGTGTGCATGGGGGAACGTCACCGCGTCCTGGATCGGCCCGCTCTCGGAGACCCGCGGGCTGGCATTCAGCGGTGTGAGCTGGAACAGCCTCGTCTACCTGCTCTTCATCGCCGCGATCATCGGAGTCGTCGGTGCCATGGTGGCGATCTACGCCGGAGCCCGACAGGAGCGTTGAGCGTCGGATGGGTCTTCCGGGCTCAGGCGATGGCGGTGACTTCGTCGATACCGGCTTCGATGCACTCGAGAAGACCGTCCGGATCGGGGACCGCGTGGCGATCCGTGTTGATTCCAAGCTGGAGTTGGCCGTCGTAGCTGAAGAGCGTCACGTTGACGGCGGCGCCGGCCATGGGACCAAAGGGGAACATCTGCTCGATGCGCGCACCGCCGGTGTAGACGGGAAAGCGCGGGCCGGCCACGTTGCTGGTCACGAAGTCGACGGATTTCATCATGCCACTGACGAACGAGGTGGCCGCCACGACACCCAGTCGGTTGATCGCGCCTGAGACCTCGTCCATCAGGGGAAGAGCGGGCTCCGACCGCTGGTCGCGTACCAGCTTCCGGATGGCCCTCATGCGTTTTTTCGGATCCGCGATCCCGATCGGTACATCGAAACGGGCCGGGACGAATTGGTTGCCGGCCTTCTTGCCTTCGTCGCCCTCGCGGATGTTGATCGGCATGTTCATGCGCAGGGCTTCCACGGGACGTCCATGCCCCTCGTGGTAGAGGCGCAGGCCGCCCGCAATGGCGGCTACGAATGCGTCGTTGAGCGTTCCGTCCACAGCCTTGGCCGCAGCGCGTAATGCGTCGAAGGAGACCAGGAGCGCATCGAGGTGGATCGAGAACGAGCGTTCGGTCCAGAGTGGAGAGTGCGGCTCGGTCGCGGGCTTGACCAGCCGGCCCACTGAGCTCGCCGTCTCAGCCATCTTGCGGGCGGCGCCGGTGGGATCCTTCGCCGCTTCCCAAAGGCCCCTGCCAAGGGCCTCGCTCAGCTTCAGGCCGCGTTCGGTGGCGGTCTTCACCCGATGTTGCACCGCGGACGCCAGCTGCTCCATTTCCGTGGCACGGTGCCAGGCGTCCGGGCCCTCGGCCAGGGTTCGCGGCCGGTCCCAACCGGGCTCCGGATCTCGGGAGCGCTCGATCAGGGAGTTGGTCATGCGGATCATTCCGACGCCATCCGAGATCGCGTGATGGATCTTCATGATCACGCCCGCGCGCCCGCCTTCGAGGCCTTCTACGAGATGGAACTCCCAGAGCGGACGGTCCTTGTCGAAGGCCTGGGATCCGATCGGTGCGGCGAGGTCGAGTAGATCCCGAAGGTCGCCTTCGCCGGGCGCGCGCAGGCGCCGCACATGATAGGTGCGGTCGAAGAGCGGGTCCTCTTCCCAGCGCGGTGTCGCCACGCCCAGTCCATCAGCGACGACCCGTTGGCGAAGCCGCGGGATCGTGTCGACAGCACGGTCGAAGGTGGCCTCGAAGCGCTCCAGATCCGGCGAGCGGTCGAGGATCCAGACACTCAACACCGTAGAGCGTAAGATCGGATCGCGTTCGATGTTCCACATCAACGCGTCGCCGTCGCTCATCCACTCTTCGTAGGTTACCGCCATGGGGGGCCTCCGAGGCCCCATTGTAGGACAGGAGGCGGAAGCGGCGGCGAGAAACATCCCCAGCCCCGTTTTCGTGGCCTATCGGAAGGAGGCTTTTCGCGGGGCCCGCCTAGACGGTGGACGAATAGCGCCGAGGCGCATCCTCGGAGGTCTTCAAGTAGGCGTCGAAGGTCATGGCCAGGGGTCGCAGGAAGAGACGGCCTCCAGGCGTGACGCGGTATCCGCCGCCGTCCGCTTCGAGCAGGCCATCCGTCACGAAGCCTTCGAGCTCCCGGTCGAGCCCTGGAACGCGCTCGCGGAGGGCGACGCCGAAGGTGTTGGTGAAAGCGTCGTCGGAGATGCGGCCTGCGCACAGGAGCATCCGAATCAGCCAGCGACGTTCCACGTCGTCGTCGCTGAGCACCATTCCCCGAACGATCGGGAGGCCGCCCTGGTCGATCTTCTCGGCCCAGGCGTCCGGGTCCTTCTCCGATTGCGCGTACTCGCGGCCAAGCTCGGAGATCCCACTCGGGCCGAAGGCAAGAAGGGCGTCGCCGGCGGCCACCGTGTAGCCCATGAAATTCCGGGTCAGGCGTCCCTCGTTTGCGGCGATGGCAAGGCTGTCATCCGGGAGCGCAAAATGGTCCATGCCCAGGTAGCGGTAGCCTGCCCCGCATAGACGCTCGATCGCAGCGGCGAAGATGCCAAGCCGAAGATCGGGGGTGGGCAGATCCTTCTTCTCGAAGCTGCGCTGGGCCTTGGAGATCCACGTGACGTGCGCGTAGCCGTACAGGGCGATCCGATCGGGCCGAAGCTCCAGTACCTGGCGGAGGGTCTCCTGGAACGAATCGACGTTCTGCTCTGGCAGCCCGTAGATCAAGTCGAAGTTGATGCCCTTCGCTCCGAGTTTGCGCGCGCGGTCCACGAGAGCCGCCAGGCGTTCCGGGCGCGAATGGCGATTGATCGCCTGTTGTACTTTCTCGTCGAGATCCTGGACGCCAAAGCTCACGCGGTTGAAGCCGCGGGCCATGAGCAACTTGAGCTGCTCTTCCTGTGTACGGCGGGGGTCGAGTTCGATGCTGCGCTCGGCGTCGGCCTCGGGAGGAAAACGAGAGTCGATGATTCCGATCAGCCGGTCGAGTTCGTGGGTGCGTAGAAAGTTGGGACTGCCACCTCCAATGGCCAACTGAACCTGGGGGCGCTCGGAGCCCAGCGCATCGGCGACCCGGTCGACTTCCCGTTCGATCCGGTCCAGGAAGGGCCCGGCAATCTCGTGATCTTGCGTAATCGTGCGATTGCAGGCGCAGAACGAACAGAGCCGCTCGCAGAAGGGGACGTGCACGTAGAGGGAGACGCTGCGGGCGTCACAGGTCGCCAGCGCGCTTCGATAGTCCTCGGGCCCGAAATCGGTGCTCCACTCGGGGACCGTGGGGTAACTCGTGTAGCGAGGCCCCGGCCCGCTATAGCGTCGAATCAACTCACGGAGCCGGGACGGTTCCGGAATCGTGCTTCCAAGCTCGGAG
Protein-coding regions in this window:
- a CDS encoding beta-lactamase family protein, with the translated sequence MAAREGRMDIQGYCDSRFEAVRQAFSANFEGGNEVGASAAVTLDGVPVVDLWAGDADSDGRPWQEDTIVNVYSTTKTMAGTCMLMLADRGSLEFDAPVATYWPEFAANGKAGVLVKHVMSHSAGLSGFDPPLETAAALYDWDAVASRLAAQTPWWTPGDGSGYHAVTQGFLQGEIIRRVTGKSIGAFFREEVAEPFGADFHIGLDPVHDERVGELIPPGSSPNAAQGDPDSIGVRTMTSCPITGKEPRTSAWRRAEIPAAGGQGNARSVARVHSALACGGEVDGVRLLSEAGVARALEEQTQGKDRVLGVPIRFGMGFGLVDPTFPLSPNPRTFFWGGWGGSLAVIDLDARMSVAYVMNKMAANIMGDVRGGSIVLSAYKALEA
- a CDS encoding amidohydrolase family protein, whose translation is MRQLRLLGLVFLLLSGPAGASAEAGWELVLAGGRVLDPESNLDAVRWIGIREGRIGAISETPLVGTQVVDVSGLTVAPGFIDLHIHGQEPRSYDFLARDGVTSALELEAGVHHLDGFLARREGRARVHFGASAGHIPARAFVFDGVKLEHFLTARTMERGLRLLWTGFRVWAFSSPIYGYVVADREHRDRIVAALAEELDQGAIGIGMGLAYTPGADGPEISAVFELAAERGVPCFVHLPMQDSPLDTKPLEEVLGFARQTGAALHVVHVNSSSQDAVVEYLERIEEARAEGMDVTVEAYPYTAGSTALESVLFDEGWQEKRGVDYGDLQWAATGERLTAESFARYRKKGGTVILHFMKPEMVAAAVSHPLTMIASDGMPMLGASPHPRGAGTRARVLAEYVRERQALDLMNAVRKMSLDPARRLETFVPAMQNKGRIRVGADADLVVFDPATVRDRATFEDPHQPSEGIPHVLVGGAFVVRDDALVEDATPGQALRASH
- a CDS encoding wax ester/triacylglycerol synthase family O-acyltransferase; its protein translation is MAVTYEEWMSDGDALMWNIERDPILRSTVLSVWILDRSPDLERFEATFDRAVDTIPRLRQRVVADGLGVATPRWEEDPLFDRTYHVRRLRAPGEGDLRDLLDLAAPIGSQAFDKDRPLWEFHLVEGLEGGRAGVIMKIHHAISDGVGMIRMTNSLIERSRDPEPGWDRPRTLAEGPDAWHRATEMEQLASAVQHRVKTATERGLKLSEALGRGLWEAAKDPTGAARKMAETASSVGRLVKPATEPHSPLWTERSFSIHLDALLVSFDALRAAAKAVDGTLNDAFVAAIAGGLRLYHEGHGRPVEALRMNMPINIREGDEGKKAGNQFVPARFDVPIGIADPKKRMRAIRKLVRDQRSEPALPLMDEVSGAINRLGVVAATSFVSGMMKSVDFVTSNVAGPRFPVYTGGARIEQMFPFGPMAGAAVNVTLFSYDGQLQLGINTDRHAVPDPDGLLECIEAGIDEVTAIA
- the hemN gene encoding oxygen-independent coproporphyrinogen III oxidase, translated to MQADLRPGPSELGSTIPEPSRLRELIRRYSGPGPRYTSYPTVPEWSTDFGPEDYRSALATCDARSVSLYVHVPFCERLCSFCACNRTITQDHEIAGPFLDRIEREVDRVADALGSERPQVQLAIGGGSPNFLRTHELDRLIGIIDSRFPPEADAERSIELDPRRTQEEQLKLLMARGFNRVSFGVQDLDEKVQQAINRHSRPERLAALVDRARKLGAKGINFDLIYGLPEQNVDSFQETLRQVLELRPDRIALYGYAHVTWISKAQRSFEKKDLPTPDLRLGIFAAAIERLCGAGYRYLGMDHFALPDDSLAIAANEGRLTRNFMGYTVAAGDALLAFGPSGISELGREYAQSEKDPDAWAEKIDQGGLPIVRGMVLSDDDVERRWLIRMLLCAGRISDDAFTNTFGVALRERVPGLDRELEGFVTDGLLEADGGGYRVTPGGRLFLRPLAMTFDAYLKTSEDAPRRYSSTV